TACACTACCACCAGTCAACCGCTTCCTAACCAGTTGCAGCTCTTCGACTTGTAAGCCGGACAGTAGTGGGGGGAGGGTTGGGGCGGGCGGATGGTTCGGCGTGTGGGGCGGAGTTCCGGGCGGGAGCGAGCCCCGTTGAGCGAATGAATCCGCCGCTCCAGAAGCGGGAACCCCCGACACGACGCCCACAGGCGCCGTTCGGGGCTTCAACTGCATCAGGAATACACAGCGCGGCGGCCGCAGTTCGCGCAGGCGGACTTCGTGTTCTTCGAGGCGCGGTTTCAACCGCCGGACGCAAGCCCGCGAACGCGCCCCGAATCCATTCCCACACCGATCTGGGGTGTGCTCCCTCTCCCACATCCGTTCGTGGGAGAGGGTCGTCGTGCGCAGCACGCGGGGTGAGGGCCCAGCCCGCCGCCGCGCACCGACCCGTGTCCCACGCGGATGCCTTCCATCCCCTCCCGACCAGCCAGCACGCGCAAAACCTGAAACCCCGGGCACCCCATCCGCCGTACGGTGCCGCACATCATCCCATCCGGCCTCTCCCATCTCCATCGAAACCGATGACCCGTCGTTCAGGGCTCGCGCCCCTCGCACTCGTCGTGTCCCTGGCCGCCGCCGGGCGCGCGGCGGCGCGAACCGGGCCCGGCGCACCCGCGTCACCCGCACTCAGCGCGCGCATCGCCCGGCTGGAGGCCGAGGTCCCGCGGCTGATGGCGGCGGGCGAGGTGCCCGGCGTTTCCATCGCGCTCATCGAGGACGGACGGGTCGCGTGGACGCACGGGTTCGGCGTGGCGAACGCGGATAACCGCGATCCCGTGCGGGAGAACACCGTCTTCGAGGGGGCGTCGCTCAGCAAGCCAGTGGTGGCGTACATCGCCCTGCGCCTTACGGATGAGGGGCGGCTGGATCTGGACGCGCCCCTCACGCGCTACGTCCCCGATCCCTTTGTCGCGGGCGATCCGCGCCTCGAGCAGATCACCGCGCGGCGTGTGCTCGACCACACCTCGGGGCTGCCGAACGGGCGGACGGCCGACGCGATCCGCATCCACTTTGCGCCCGGCGAGCGCTTCAGCTACTCTGGCGAGGGCTACATCTACCTGCAGGCCGCCCTGGAGCGCATCACGGGCGAGCCGCTGCAGACCCTTGCTGAGGGCATGGTGTTCGGGCCGATGGGGATGACGAACAGCGCGTTCGTGTGGCAGGAACGGCTCGACTCGCTGATGGCGTACGGGCATGCGGAAACGGGCGAGGTCACCGGCCGCCGCCGCTTCCCCGTGGCCAGCGCCGCGTCCAGCCTGGAAACGACGGCCGGGGACTACGCGCGCTTCATCGCCGCCGTGCTGGGCGGCGCGGGCCTGCGCGACGAAACGCGGTCGGAGATGATGCGCGCGCAGGTGCGGACGGATTCCACCTGTTCGGTGTGCGTGGAGCAGCGGACGGCCCCGCGCACCGGCGCGGACGGCTGGGGGCTGGGCTGGGGCGTCGCGCCCACGGCGGAGGGCGGCACCGTGCTGTGGCACTGGGGCGACAACGGGGTGATGAAGGCGTACGTGGCCGTCCGGGCGGATGGGCGGCGCGGCGTGGTGATCCTGACGAACGGCGCCAACGGGCACGCCATCACCCCCGACATCGCGGCCGCTGCGCTTGGTGCGCCGGCGCCGGGGTTCGCGTGGCTCCGCTACGATCACTACGACTCGCCCGGGCGGCTGCTGCTGCGCCGCATCGTCGCGGGAGACGCGGCGGCGCTCCCGGACCTCGCCGCGCGGCAGCGGGGAGAGCGCCCGGAGCCGGCGCTGGAGGAGACGGACATCAACAGCCTTGGATACCGCCTTCTGGCCCGCAAGCGCTTCCCCGACGCCGTCCGCGTGCTGCGGATGAACGCCGAGCGCCTGCCCGCCTCCGCCAACGCGCACGACAGCTACGGCGAGGCGCTCCTCGCGGCGGGCGACACGGCCGCGGCCGTCGCCTCGTACCGGCGGGCGGCGGAACTGGGCGGAGAGAACGCCGCCGCCGTCCTCGCCCGGTTGACGCGCCCCGTGGTGCGCGTGGCGCCCGGGATCCTGGACGCGTACACCGGCCGCTACGACACGCCCATGGGCCCGCTGACGGTCACCCGCGACGCGGACGGGCTGGAGGGCACGCTGGGCACCGAGGGCTCCGCGCGCCTGATCGCCATTTCCGAGACGCGGTTTTCAGTCGGAGGCAACAGCAACACGGTGGATTTCGTGCGCGGCGCCGACGGGCGGGTGACGCACGCCATCATCCGCGCGGGCGGCCAGGAGATCCGCGCGACCCGCGTTCCCTGATCGCCGGACGCGCGTGGATGCGGTGGGGACGGGGTGTGGAGGACGGCGGGTGGAGAAGGGCGGGGAGGATGGGAGGAGTTACGTGGGGTACCAACCTGATGTGCGGTCCGCGGGCTGTGGGCCCTCACCCCGCGTGCTGCGCACGACGACCCTCTCCCACGAACAGATGTGGGAGAGGGAGCACACACCAGTATCGGTGTGGGAATGGATTCGGCGCGGTGGCGGGCTTGCGTCCGGCGGTTGAAACCGCGCCTCGAAGAACACGAAGTCCGCCTGCGCGGACTGCGGCCGCCGCGGTGTGTGTTCCTGATGCAGTTGAAGCCCCGAACGGCGCCTGTGGGCGTCGTGTCGGAGGTTCCCGCTTCTGGAGCGGCGGATTCATTCGCTCAACGGGGCTCGCTCACGCTACGATCTTCGCCCCACACGCCGAACCATCCGTCCGCCCCCAACCCTCCCCCAGTCTTTTTTGGGGGAGGGTGGGCCGGTGGTGCCGGCCCGGGTGGGGGCCGCCCTGAGCTCCGCCACCTACAACGAAGCGGCCGGAGCATCGCTGCCCCGGCCGCTGTCGCTTCTGTCTGCATCATCCGGTCGGATCGAGACGATCACCAATCTCCTGATCCCGCCTGCGCCGGCCTCAGCCGTTGGAGGTGCCTTCGCCCTGCGCGGGCGACTGGCTGCGGCGAAAGTCCATCACCACCTTTTCCACCCAGTCCTCCACGTCCTTGGCGGCCTGCCCCTCCAGCGTGTCCTCCTCCTCTTTCACGCCGTCCACCGCCGTTCCGCCGCTGCGGTCCACCACGGCGTCCACCACGGAGCGCCAGGTCGCGCGCTGGGCCACCTTGCCCACCGTCCGCATCCCGATCAGATCAATCAGCCCCGCGGACCGGGTAAAGGAGCGCACCTCGAACCGCAGCATCCCCGGCCCCTGCTCCGTCACGTCGAAGCGGATGGCGCCGGTGAGCGGATGCCCTTCCAGCGTCACCAAGGTGATGGTGTTGTCGCGCACCTCCACGCACCGCACCTGGATGTGGCCCCGCATGGGGATGGAAAGCGTCAGCGTGGCGCCTTCCTGGATGGCCGTTTCCGTCCCCGGCTCCACCCCCACCTTCATCAGCGGCTCCGGCGCCAGGCTGTAGAACTCGCCCTGCACCGTGCGGAACAGCTCGTCCGCGGTCAGCTGGCTTCCCCCGATGTCGGCCCAGTAGCGCTGGCGGTGCAGCTGCCCTGTCCCCTCCGACGGAAGCGACTCGGGGAGCGTGTCGGCCAGCTTGCCGATTCCCTCCGCCAACCGCGTGGGCGTCACGCCGAAGATTTCCGTCAATCCGTTGACGCCACCCTCCGGAATCAGGTTCCCTTCCTCCAGCATGGTCAGCTGGTCCGGCTTGATGGGGAATCCGACGCCCGCCACGTCCAAGGCGTGCGTCCCCATCCTGGCCAGAAACTCGGGGACGGGGATGAGGACGGGGTGCAGTTCCGTCACGTTGCCCATCAGCTCGATGAGCCCGCGCATGCTGGTGGTTTCCGTTCCGGCGATGTCGATGACGGTTTCCCGCAGGTCCTCGCGCTCCACCGCGCGGGCCAGCGCGAGACCCAGGTCATCCACCCACACGGGCTGAAACGGCTGCTCCCCCGTGCCGACCAGGGGGATGGCGGGAAGGGTGCGCACCATCTTGAGCAGCAGGGAGATGACCTCGTCCCCCGGGCCGTACACGTTGCCGGGACGCACGATCAGCCATCCATCGGGCGCCACCTCGCGCACGGCGAGCTCCGCCTGGTACTTGGACTTGTGATAGCCGCTCTGCCCGCCCTCCGCGCCCAGCGACGAGACATAGACGAAGCGCCGCACCCCCGCCCGCTTGGCCTCGCGCGCCAGCCGCCGCGTGCCGTCCACGTTTACGGCCTGAAAGGTGACTTCGGGCGGCTCCTCGGCCACGATGCCGGCCACGTGCAGCACCGCGTCGCAGTCGTTGGCCGCGCCCAGCACGGCCTCGTCGGACGAGACGCTCCCCGCGTGCGCCTCCACGCCCTCCGCCCACTGCTTCGCATCCTGCTCCGCCCCGCGCGACAGCAGCCGCACCGTGTGGCCGGCCTTGAGCAGCTCGTTGACCGCCGCGCGGCCCACCACACCCGTTCCCCCCGTCACCAGCACCTTCATCCCGTCCTCCCGGTTGCCGTTTGCCGGGGGAGCAAGGGCACGTCCGGTGCCAGCATGCGCCGGCCCGAACGGCGCTCACATGGGGACAGCCGAACGCGCTGATTCGCGCATCCGGAGCAGTCGAACGAACGTCCGCCACTCGAAACTCTGGTGAAGACGGCCTCGGTGCCGCATAATTAGCACACTAGAAAACTCCAATCCGGTTTCGTGCCGGTCCGGTGCCCCCGCCCATGCCCCGATCGATCGGGGTGCGAGCGGGTTCCTGTCCTTCTTTTCAGACGCCGAGACGCCATGGAAGCATCGCCGCCAAACCGCCCCCGCAAGCCTCGCCGCCGTTGGCGCTGGCACGTGCCTCCCGCCCTGGTGCATGGCGGGGAAAGCCTGGAAGGCGTGCAGGTGCTGGACGAAGTGCAGGGGCCGCTTGGGCTGTTGCTGTGGGAAACGTACCGCGACGTGGCGCTGTGGGCGTCGGTGGAGCCGGAGGAGCGGGCCGGCCTGTTCGCCGCGGGATCGTACGAGGCGCGGATGGCGGCGCTGGAGAGCGCCGGCGCCGACGCCACGCTGGAGCCCGCCCTGCGCGCGGCCGCCGAGGTGCTGCGCGAGACACCGACGGTGGATGAGCCCGAAGTGACCGCCGCCTGCCGCAAGGCTGCGGAGTGGGCCGAGTCGCGCGGGCTGCTGGCCACGGCGGTCACGCTGGCCACCGGCGCCGCGCTGGCCTCGCCGGCGGACGCGGGCGCCGCCTTCCGCGTAGGACAGATCGCGCGGGAGCGGGGCGAAAACAACCGTGCGGAAACGTGGTTCCGCCGCGCGGTGGGGCTGGGCCGGCAGGCGCGGGACTGGGCCAGCTACAGCGAAGCCTTTCTGGGCCTGGGCAATCTGTACAAGCTGCGCGGCAACTACCCCGCGGCGCGGCGCTTTCACATCCGCGGGCTGCGGGCGGCGCGCCGTCACGCCCTGCGCGACATTCAGGCGCGCGCGCTGCACGACCTGTTCTGCATCGCCGTGGAAACGGCGACGCCCAAGGAAGCGCAGGATCTGGCCGTTCTGGCGTTCCGGGCTTACGGACCCCGGCACCCGCGGCTTCCGGCGCTTTCGCACGACGTCGCCTACTTCTGGATGGAGCAGGGCCGCTTTGCCCCGGCGGGCGAGGTGTTCCGCGCCGTGCTGCCGCACATTGCCGGGCCGCGCGAGCGGCTGCTGGTGGCGGCCAACGCGGGTCGGGCCGCCGCCGGGAGCGGTGACCGCGCCGCGTTCGAGGGCGCGTGGGAAACGGTGTGGGCCGCCAGCGGCGAATGGGAGCGCGCACCCCGCGCCGCCCAGGCGCTGCTGGAACTGGCGCGCGGCGGCACCTCGCTTCGCGAGTGGAGCCGCGCCGAGCGCGCCGCCGAGGCCGCGCGCGATCTGGCCCAGCGCACCGGGCAGGGGCAGGTGGTGATCGAGAGCGAGGCCGTGCTGGACAACGCCCGCCGCAAGGGCGCCGTCAACTTCGGCGAGCCCGTGCCGCTGGGCGAAGAGGGCGGCGAGGCCGAGGGATTGGCCGCCGACCTGGTGCGCTCCCTGGCCCGCGTGCGCTGAACCGGCCGCGGCAGCAGAACGTGCAAAGGGCCATCCGCCGCGAGGCGGGTGGCCCTTTGTACACTGCTCCGGATGCAGGACGACGCAGCCCCCCGCGCGTCACGCGGCATTCCGCGGCCCCCGCTGCGACAGCGCTCTGAGGATGACGGCGATGGTCATCCGCCGGCCGGCGGGCCTGCGCTGTCCCAAAGCGAACGCGCCCCTACCCCCGGCGCTGTTCCCCATTCCCTATTCCCCATTCCCTATTCCCTATTCCCTATCCCCTGCATTTCCGCCTGTTGCGTGAGCCCCGCTCACCCGTAACTTGACGAACGGGATGCCGCCGGACGGGTCCGCGACTTGCGCGACCGGCGCCCGGACCCGCCCACACCCTGACGAACACAGAGCGATGAGCGCCAAAAACGGCCAGACCGCACCGAGCGAGCAGGAGTCCCGCGATGTCGCCGAGGCGGCGCGCGAAACCGAGTGGACCGCGCCCAGCTTCGTGCGCGAGCTGTTCCTGGGCAACTTCCGCCTGGACCTGATCCACCCGTATCCGCAGCAGTCCCCCGAGGACAAGAAGCGCACGGACGACTACATCGCCAAGCTGCGCCCCATCATTGAGCGCGCGGACAGCGACGAGATCGACCGCACGGGCGAGCTGCCGCCGGAACTGGTGCAGGACCTTCGCGAGGTGGGCGCCTTCGGCCTCAAGATCCCGCAGGAGTACGGCGGCATCGGGCTGAGCCAGGTGGGCTACGGCCGCACCGTGGGCATGGTGACCAGCAAGGACGGCAACCTCACCGCCCTGCTTTCGGCGCACCAGTCCATCGGCGTTCCGCAGCCGCTCAAGCTGTTCGGCACGCCGGAGCAGAAGAAGAAGTACCTGCCCCGCATCGCCAAGGGCGCCATCAGCGCGTTCGCGCTCACGGAAGACGGCGTGGGCTCCGATCCGGCGGCGCTGGCGACGACCGCGACGCCGACCGAGGACGGCAGCGCGTTCATCATCAACGGCGAAAAGCTGTGGTGCACCAACGGCACCCTGGCCGAACTGCTGGTGGTGATGGCCCGCACGCCCGACAAGATCAAGAACGGCAAGCCCATCCCGCAGATCACCGCCTTCATCGTCGACACCAAGGCGCCGGGCGTCACCATTCAGCGCCGCTGCCGCTTCATGGGGCTCAAGGCGCTGCAGAACGCCGTCATCACGTTTGAGAATGTCCGCGTTCCGCGCGAAGACATTCTGTGGGGCGAGGGCAAGGGCCTCAAGCTGGCACTGGTCACGCTGAACACCGGCCGCCTGACGCTGCCCATGTCGGCCGCGTACGGCGCCAAGGCCGCGGTGGAAGTGGCCCGGAAGTGGGCGGCGGAGCGCGTGCAGTGGGGCCAGGCCGTCGGCAAGCACGACGAAGTGGCGCAGATGCTGGGCGGGATGGCCGCGGACACCTTCGGCCTGGAAGCCATGGCCGAGATGTCGAGCGCGCTGGCCGACCAGGCGCAGAACGACATCCGCCTGGAAGCTGCCATCGCCAAGCTGTGGACGTCCGAGGTGGGCTGGCGCATCATCGACGACCTGATGCAGATCCGCGGCGGCCGCGGCTACGAGACGGCCGACTCGCTCAAGGCGCGCGGCGAAAAGCCGATCGCCGTCGAACGGATGATGCGCGACTTCCGCATCAACCGCATCTTCGAGGGCACGTCCGAGATCATGCACCTGTTCATCGCGCGCGAAGCGGTGGACACGCACCTGTCGGTGGCCGGCGACATGATCAAGCCGGACATCAGCATGGGCACCAAGCTGGCGGCCATGGCCAAGGCCGGCGTGTGGTACGCGGGATGGCTGCCCAAGCGCTTCGTGGGCGGCGGGCAGCTGCCGGGCTCGTACAGCGAGTTCGGGCCGCTGGCCGGGCACGTGCGCTACATCGAGCGCACCTCGCGCAAGCTGGCGCGCGAAATGTTCTACGCCATGGGCAAGCACCAGGCGAAGCTGGAGCGCAAGGGCAAGCTGCTGGCGCGCTTCGTGGACATCGGCGCGGAGCTGTACGCCATGTCGTGCGCCTGCGTGCGCGCGCAGTCGCTGCTCAAGGAAGCGCACGGCAAGGACGCGCAGCGCCTGGCCGACGTGTTCTGCCGGCGCTCGCGCCTGCGCATCCGCGACCTGTTCGCCGCGATCCACAAGAACGCGGACGAGGCCACGTACCGTCTGGCGATGGACGTGCTGAAGGGCAAGTACGCGTGGCTGGAGGACGGCGCGATCAGCGCGTGGCCGGCCGAGGGCGGCGAACCGAAGAGCCCCGGCGCGGGTGCCGCGGGCACGACGGACAAGCGCGCCAACATCAGCGACACGCGCGTGGCCACCCAGGTGGGCGCGGGCGGCTGATCGGCTTCAGCTCTTGAATGGATGAACGGCGGCCCCGCGACGAACCTTGTCGCGGGGCCGCTTGCCTGCGTGCCGCGTCCCCTCGTCCATTTGCGCACATCGACAGCCTGAAATGACATCGAGCGTTCGGGCGACCCTGCGCTCCGGCTTTTCGGCCGTACCCCGCGAGCGTCTGCTCCTGAACGTTCCCGGAGGCCGGGGCGAATGACGTTGTTGTAGGTATCCCGGAGGCTGAAGAACCTTGTCGCGGGGCCGCTTCGTTTGCCGCGCGGGCAGAGTCCGCAACACCGTTTCACGCGGGGGACGCGGAGGGCACGCGGAGGTCGCGGGGGAGCCCGGCGCGGCGGAGAACGGGAGGCGTTTCCGGATGATTGGGCGCGGCAGGTCGATCGCGACAAAACTGTTGTGAAAGGATTCTGACGCATTCATATTTGGAGAATGGCCCGATGTTCATCGTGTTGTTCCTCCTTCATCCTCCCCGATCATGCCCCTCGCTTCACGCGGCACCCGCCTTTTCGCCCAGTTCATCGATGGATTCGTTGGACTGATTGCGTTCATCCCCGCGGGGATTTTTCTGCTCGTGGATGAAACGGCGGGAGGGCTGGCGATCATCGCCGCCGTCTTCTTCTACTTTGCCTACCTGCTCTTCTCGGACGCGCTGCCGGGCGGGCAGAGCATGGGGAAGCGGATGCTGGGCATCGCGGTGGTGGACCATCGCACGTATCAGCCGTGCACCGGAGGGCAGTCGTTCGTGCGCAACCTTCTGCTGTGCATCCTGGGCTTCTTTGACTGGATTTTCATCCTGGGCGACACCAAGCGCCGCCTGGGTGACATCGTCGCGGGGACCATCGTGATCAGCACCACGCCGGTCTACCAGGCCGCGCCGTACCAGTCGGCTCCGGCCTGGCCTTCCTGATCGCGCTTGGCAGGGATGGATGAACGGCGGCCCCGCGACTGGTTCTCTCGCGGGGCCGCTTTTTTCGATCGGTCGATGGAGTGCGTAAACTGCCCTCACGCGGGGGTCGCGGGGGTACGCGGAGGTCGCGGGGAGTGTGGGGCGGGGGAGAGTGTTGCGCGGTTCGGGGCGTGTGTGGCGGATCGGGAATGCGGCTTGCTCCCCGGCATCGCTCCCAGTTTTTTCGGGCGATTTCAGGAGGAGGATGGATGGCCAGCAACAACGCAAACAACGCGGGCGACGCGCCGACGGGGAGCACGGAGCTGAACTCGTCGCCTCCCACGCGCGACCCGCAGGACAACCCGGTGCTGCAGACGGGGCTCAACGCGCCCGACGTGCTCGCCGATGAGGTGCGCGACGGCACCTGGAAGACCGCGCAGGAACAGCGCGACGACCAGCGCGGCCAGTAGCGCTCCCGATCCACAGAAGCCGCGCCCGCCATCCCCGGCGGGCGCGGCTTTCTCGTTTCATCCACTCCCCTGAATCCATCTCCCACGGACGTCGCGACCAAGCGGCCGCCAACACCGTTCTCCGCGACCCCCGCGACCTCCGCGACCTCCGCGTGAGGCCGTTCTACGAGGCCTCGGATTGGTACGCATCATCCGGATCGAGCGAGGCGAACTCCACCAGAAACCCGCTGATCCGCTCCGTGACGGCCGCCAGGAACGCCGCGCCCTTCTCCGCCGCCGACTGCGACGGATCGCCCACGCCGGTGTCGGACGAGATGGCCGTCCATCGCCGCGGCGCCCACGCCCATCCCTCGCGCACGCCGGCCAGCCGCGACTTGCGCTCGCTGCCGTCGCCGGCCTCCTCCAGCGGCAGCACCAGATCGGGTGCGATGTGCATCATCACGCTCGTTTCCAGTTCGCCCGCGTGGTCGCCCGGCGCGGCAAAGAACGGACGCGGATCCACGCAATTCCACCAGTTGATGGCGCACAGAAAGATTCCGGGGACGGGCTGCAGTTCGCGCAGCATCGCCCGGAAGTCGTTGCCGCCGTGGCCGTTCAGAATCACCAGCCGGCGCACGCCCTGCCCCGCCAGCGCCATCACCAGATCGCGCAGCACCAGTGCCTGCGTGCTGGGGTTCAGGTTCAGGCAGAACGGAATGTCCAGCTGCCCGGCCTGCACCCCGAACGGCACCGTGGGGAGCACCGCCACGCGCGCGCCGCGCTCCCACGCCAGCCGCGCCGCCTCCGCCGCCACGTGGTCGCACTGGATGACGTCCGTGGCGTATGGCAGGTGGTAGTTGTGCGCCTCCGTGGCGCCCCAGGGAAGCACGGCCACGTCGAACGCGGTGTCGCGGACAGCCTTCCAGTTGGTTTCGGCGAGAATCCAGGGACGCGGCACGGTCGGTTGTCAGTGCGGGTGATGGCGGATCATGGATGCGAAGAGGGCCGCGCGAGCAGTGCCGCGCGGCCCTCCGTCATCCTGTCACAATCCGCGCCGGGTTAGTAGAAGCGGTACAGTTCCACGCGGTTGTTGGCCAGAAGGGTGCCTTCCAGCCGCACATTGTCGCCCTGGCGCAGGCGGCGGAACTGGTCGCTGGTGGCCGCGCCGGGGTTGTACGGCAGCGAGACGGTAACCGTGCCGCGGTTGGTCTGCAGCGAGAACCATCCCTGGTTGTAGTCCACCTGCGCCACGCGGCCGGTGAACTGCTGCACGTTGTTGTTGTTGCCGTACGTGCCGCCGTTGGTGGTGCCGGTGTTTCCGCCGTAGGTGCCGCCGTTGCTGGTGCCGTTGCGGTCCTGCACGCTCTGCTGCACCACGATCTGCTGTACGTACGCCTGGCCGTTCTGCGTCTGCTGCACCGTCACCGCCACGATGTCGCCGCGCTCCAGCGCCGTCACGTCGTACCGCTGGTTCTGGTAGCTGACCACGGTGTTCTGGTCGTAGCGAAGGTCGCCGCTCTGCCCCTGCTGCGTGGTGACGCGAATGATCTGGTTGCGCGTGTCGACGCCCTGGACTTCGGCCACGATCTGCCCGCCCTGCTGCTGCTGGCCGCCGCCCAGCACCCCGCCCAGAACCTGCTCCAGCCCGCCCAGCCCGCCACCCGCGCAGGCGGTGGTGGCAAGGACCATGGCGCACGCCGCGGCCCGCTTTGCAACATTCATCATCGACATCCGGCGTCTCCGCGAGAAAGGAAAGATCAGTTCAGCATCCATCGGTTGAGCCGTCCCACAGGGGCAAGAGCAATGCCGGATAGGGTTATGTGTTTGTCGTACAACAACTTGCAGCAATGGCGCCGATTTCGGGCTGTCGGGATGACGAGCATCCGGAGCACCCGATCCACCACGGGGACACCGGGTGTCATCCACCTGCTACCGTCGCGCATCGGTGTGGATCATCGATACGACGCCGTTCTGTCCGCTACGTCACGTCAAACGGCCCGTCGCCCCTCTCTCCCGTCAAACCCCGCCCAAAGGCGTCATCCTGAGAGAGCGTGCGCCGCCCTCTCCGCCGCGCCGAACCCTGCGCGACCGAAGGATCTACCATCTGCCGAGCCAACGTCGCGACACGCACGCCCGTTCTCGCGGCCAGCGACGGCGTC
This sequence is a window from Longimicrobium terrae. Protein-coding genes within it:
- a CDS encoding tetratricopeptide repeat protein — encoded protein: MPPALVHGGESLEGVQVLDEVQGPLGLLLWETYRDVALWASVEPEERAGLFAAGSYEARMAALESAGADATLEPALRAAAEVLRETPTVDEPEVTAACRKAAEWAESRGLLATAVTLATGAALASPADAGAAFRVGQIARERGENNRAETWFRRAVGLGRQARDWASYSEAFLGLGNLYKLRGNYPAARRFHIRGLRAARRHALRDIQARALHDLFCIAVETATPKEAQDLAVLAFRAYGPRHPRLPALSHDVAYFWMEQGRFAPAGEVFRAVLPHIAGPRERLLVAANAGRAAAGSGDRAAFEGAWETVWAASGEWERAPRAAQALLELARGGTSLREWSRAERAAEAARDLAQRTGQGQVVIESEAVLDNARRKGAVNFGEPVPLGEEGGEAEGLAADLVRSLARVR
- a CDS encoding RDD family protein is translated as MPLASRGTRLFAQFIDGFVGLIAFIPAGIFLLVDETAGGLAIIAAVFFYFAYLLFSDALPGGQSMGKRMLGIAVVDHRTYQPCTGGQSFVRNLLLCILGFFDWIFILGDTKRRLGDIVAGTIVISTTPVYQAAPYQSAPAWPS
- a CDS encoding creatininase family protein, with protein sequence MPRPWILAETNWKAVRDTAFDVAVLPWGATEAHNYHLPYATDVIQCDHVAAEAARLAWERGARVAVLPTVPFGVQAGQLDIPFCLNLNPSTQALVLRDLVMALAGQGVRRLVILNGHGGNDFRAMLRELQPVPGIFLCAINWWNCVDPRPFFAAPGDHAGELETSVMMHIAPDLVLPLEEAGDGSERKSRLAGVREGWAWAPRRWTAISSDTGVGDPSQSAAEKGAAFLAAVTERISGFLVEFASLDPDDAYQSEAS
- a CDS encoding serine hydrolase; amino-acid sequence: MTRRSGLAPLALVVSLAAAGRAAARTGPGAPASPALSARIARLEAEVPRLMAAGEVPGVSIALIEDGRVAWTHGFGVANADNRDPVRENTVFEGASLSKPVVAYIALRLTDEGRLDLDAPLTRYVPDPFVAGDPRLEQITARRVLDHTSGLPNGRTADAIRIHFAPGERFSYSGEGYIYLQAALERITGEPLQTLAEGMVFGPMGMTNSAFVWQERLDSLMAYGHAETGEVTGRRRFPVASAASSLETTAGDYARFIAAVLGGAGLRDETRSEMMRAQVRTDSTCSVCVEQRTAPRTGADGWGLGWGVAPTAEGGTVLWHWGDNGVMKAYVAVRADGRRGVVILTNGANGHAITPDIAAAALGAPAPGFAWLRYDHYDSPGRLLLRRIVAGDAAALPDLAARQRGERPEPALEETDINSLGYRLLARKRFPDAVRVLRMNAERLPASANAHDSYGEALLAAGDTAAAVASYRRAAELGGENAAAVLARLTRPVVRVAPGILDAYTGRYDTPMGPLTVTRDADGLEGTLGTEGSARLIAISETRFSVGGNSNTVDFVRGADGRVTHAIIRAGGQEIRATRVP
- a CDS encoding acyl-CoA dehydrogenase family protein translates to MSAKNGQTAPSEQESRDVAEAARETEWTAPSFVRELFLGNFRLDLIHPYPQQSPEDKKRTDDYIAKLRPIIERADSDEIDRTGELPPELVQDLREVGAFGLKIPQEYGGIGLSQVGYGRTVGMVTSKDGNLTALLSAHQSIGVPQPLKLFGTPEQKKKYLPRIAKGAISAFALTEDGVGSDPAALATTATPTEDGSAFIINGEKLWCTNGTLAELLVVMARTPDKIKNGKPIPQITAFIVDTKAPGVTIQRRCRFMGLKALQNAVITFENVRVPREDILWGEGKGLKLALVTLNTGRLTLPMSAAYGAKAAVEVARKWAAERVQWGQAVGKHDEVAQMLGGMAADTFGLEAMAEMSSALADQAQNDIRLEAAIAKLWTSEVGWRIIDDLMQIRGGRGYETADSLKARGEKPIAVERMMRDFRINRIFEGTSEIMHLFIAREAVDTHLSVAGDMIKPDISMGTKLAAMAKAGVWYAGWLPKRFVGGGQLPGSYSEFGPLAGHVRYIERTSRKLAREMFYAMGKHQAKLERKGKLLARFVDIGAELYAMSCACVRAQSLLKEAHGKDAQRLADVFCRRSRLRIRDLFAAIHKNADEATYRLAMDVLKGKYAWLEDGAISAWPAEGGEPKSPGAGAAGTTDKRANISDTRVATQVGAGG
- a CDS encoding DUF1990 family protein — its product is MKVLVTGGTGVVGRAAVNELLKAGHTVRLLSRGAEQDAKQWAEGVEAHAGSVSSDEAVLGAANDCDAVLHVAGIVAEEPPEVTFQAVNVDGTRRLAREAKRAGVRRFVYVSSLGAEGGQSGYHKSKYQAELAVREVAPDGWLIVRPGNVYGPGDEVISLLLKMVRTLPAIPLVGTGEQPFQPVWVDDLGLALARAVEREDLRETVIDIAGTETTSMRGLIELMGNVTELHPVLIPVPEFLARMGTHALDVAGVGFPIKPDQLTMLEEGNLIPEGGVNGLTEIFGVTPTRLAEGIGKLADTLPESLPSEGTGQLHRQRYWADIGGSQLTADELFRTVQGEFYSLAPEPLMKVGVEPGTETAIQEGATLTLSIPMRGHIQVRCVEVRDNTITLVTLEGHPLTGAIRFDVTEQGPGMLRFEVRSFTRSAGLIDLIGMRTVGKVAQRATWRSVVDAVVDRSGGTAVDGVKEEEDTLEGQAAKDVEDWVEKVVMDFRRSQSPAQGEGTSNG